One Aphidius gifuensis isolate YNYX2018 linkage group LG3, ASM1490517v1, whole genome shotgun sequence DNA window includes the following coding sequences:
- the LOC122853076 gene encoding ras-related protein Rab-32-like codes for MSLRKPRRDSDVILSKYNQKELLFKFLIIGDYGVGKTAIVRRYTEGKFSSNYKITIGADFAIKTLYWDPNTKINLQLWDIAGHERFGYMTRVYYKYAVAAALVFDISRVATFQSVKKWLSDLREKVTLQDGSSIPIVLLANKYDIQQSAIQTDQIIKFCKDNKICKWFITSAKDNLNIDNAMYYLVENVLRAKIDDDIRDSIRLRETLLIDENNGCCKSQ; via the exons atgagTTTAAGAAAACCGAGAAGAGATTCAGATGTTATTCTCTcgaaatataatcaaaaagaacttttatttaaatttcttatCATTGGAGATTATGGAGTTG GTAAAACAGCGATTGTCAGAAGATATACTGAAg gtaaattttcatcaaattacaAGATAACTATAGGTGCTGATTTTGCAATTAAAACACTTTATTGGGATccaaatactaaaataaatttacaactatg ggACATTGCTGGCCACGAAAGGTTTGGATATATGACAAGGGTCTATTACAAATATGC agTTGCAGCTGCTCTTGTTTTTGACATATCACGAGTTGCAACATTTCAATCAGTCAAAAAATGGTTGAGTGATCTACGTGAAAAAGTAACATTACAGGATGGCTCAAGTATTCCAATTGTTTTACttgcaaataaatatgacaTACAACAGAGTGCAATTCAAACtgatcaaattattaaattttgcaaagataataaaatttgtaaatggtTCATTACATCAGCTAAGGATAATTTAAACAttg ataacGCAATGTATTATCTTGTTGAGAATGTACTGAGAGccaaaattgatgatgatattagaGACTCAATAAGACTACGTGAAACATTgctaattgatgaaaataatggaTGCTGCAAATCTCAATGA
- the LOC122853074 gene encoding galactosylgalactosylxylosylprotein 3-beta-glucuronosyltransferase I, producing the protein MTVNELLLTPSVLKENDMWRTSRSFSRIFPVFILISIIGFITLTYYVNTHENKINNTDDNLENLAQLIVNQNDMINKIYKICDNVAKSINNVNNNLPIIFAITPTFTRPVQKAELTRLAQSFLLVPNFYWIVVEDSPVKTKLVENLLKESGLKYKHLNTITPPNYKLGINDPKWKKPRGVSQRNSALKWIRDNYANTTTNGVVYFADDDNTYSVKLFQEMSKIKRVGVWPVGLVGGMMVERPLCDNATNKVIGFNAAWKPERVFPLDMAAFAVNLNVILDKKDAWFSFEALGGYQETQLLEQLVTRDQLEPLADCCTKVYVWHTRTEAPLLNVEKMLIKKGTKSNIDIEI; encoded by the exons ATGACTGTAAACGAATTACTTCTTACTCCAAGTGTATTAAAAGAAAACGATATGTGGAGGACATCTCGTTCATTTTCAAGGATTTTtcctgtatttattttaatcagtATTATTGGTTTTATAACACTCACAT ATTATGTAAAtacacatgaaaataaaataaataatacagatgataatttagaaaatttagctcaattaattgttaatcaaaatgacatgataaataaaatatataaaatatgtgaTAATGTAgcaaaaagtataaataatgttaataataatttaccaataatATTTGCAATAACACCGACATTTACACGTCCAGTACAAAAAGCTGAATTAACAAGATTAGcacaaagttttttattagtaCCAAATTTTTATTGGATTGTTGTTGAAGATTCACCAGTTAAAAcaaaacttgttgaaaatttattaaaagaaagtggattaaaatataaacatttaaatacaataacaCCACCAAATTATAAGCTAGGTATTAATGATCCAAAATGGAAAAAACCACGTGGTGTTTCACAAAGAAATTCAGCATTAAAATGGATAAGAGATAATTATGctaatacaacaacaaatggaGTTGTTTATtttgctgatgatgataatacatattctgttaaattatttcaagag atGAGTAAAATTAAACGAGTTGGAGTATGGCCAGTTGGTTTGGTTGGTGGTATGATGGTTGAACGACCACTTTGCGATAATGCAACAAATAAAGTTATTGGTTTTAATGCTGCATGGAAACCAGAAAGAGTATTTCCATTAGATATGGCTGCATTTgctgttaatttaaatgttatacttgataaaaaagatgCATGGTTTTCATTTGAAGCATTGGGAGGATATCAAGAGACACAATTATTAGAACAGTTGGTTACAAGAGATCAACTGGAACCTCTTGCTGACTGTTGTACAaag gTTTACGTCTGGCATACGAGAACTGAGGCACCACTATTGAATGTAGAAAAAATGCTGATAAAAAAAGGTACtaaatcaaatattgatattgaaataTGA